In Kogia breviceps isolate mKogBre1 chromosome 7, mKogBre1 haplotype 1, whole genome shotgun sequence, a single window of DNA contains:
- the COMMD9 gene encoding COMM domain-containing protein 9 — protein MAALTAEVFAALQSLLKASSKDVVRQLCQESFSSSALGSKKLLDVTCSSLSVTQEEAEQLLQALHRLTRLVVFRDLSSAEAILALFPENFHPNLKNLLTKIILEHVSTWRAEAQTNQISLPRLVDLDWRVDIKTSSDSINRMAVPTCLLQMKIQEDPSLCGEQPSMSAVTVELSKETLDTMLDGLGRIRDQLSAVASK, from the exons GCCTCCTCGAAAGATGTTGTCAGACAGCTGTGCCAAGAGAGCTTTTCCAGTTCAGCCCTTGGCTCGAAAAAGCTCTTGGATGTTACGTGTTCCAGCTTGTCTGTGACCCAGGAGGAGGCAGAACAA CTGCTCCAGGCTCTGCACCGCCTCACCAGGCTCGTGGTGTTCCGTGACCTGTCCTCCGCCGAGGCGATTCTGGCActctttcctgaaaatttccACCCAAACCTCAAAAACCTGCTGACAAAAATCATCCTAGAACACGT ATCTACTTGGAGAGCTGAAGCCCAGACAAATCAGA TCTCTCTGCCGCGCCTGGTCGACCTGGACTGGAGGGTGGACATCAAAACCTCCTCAGACAGCATCAACCGCATGGCCGTCCCTACCTGCCTGCTCCAGATGAAG atccaggaagatcccagtcTGTGTGGGGAGCAGCCCTCCATGTCAGCTGTCACCGTGGAGCTGAGTAAGGAGACCCTGGACACGATGTTAGACGGGCTGGGCCGCATCCGGGACCAGCTCTCCGCTGTGGCCAGCAAGTGA